The proteins below come from a single Treponema phagedenis genomic window:
- a CDS encoding PHP domain-containing protein, producing the protein MINNFHTHTFLCKHADGKAIDYALQAAEDGCSALGFSDHCPYPDGVWPDSRMEVDEIPFYKEMVEEARRAVDFPVYFGFECEWDPRYYSWYKDYLIDEVGAEYLVFGSHWYPMDGKFLYINNIRDKKIIGKYIDFTIQGMQSGLYKFLAHPDLFLASVEDVDKDYQACAEALIDAAIDLHMPLEINGYGLLKNTVQRTYGEDYGYPVKPFWEMARDKGAIIICNSDAHFPSHTISSCKKAFDYAEHLHIQPHDAAQVLNFSYA; encoded by the coding sequence ATGATAAATAATTTTCATACTCATACCTTTTTATGTAAGCATGCCGATGGTAAAGCTATCGATTATGCTTTACAAGCTGCCGAGGACGGTTGTTCGGCTCTCGGGTTTTCCGATCACTGTCCTTATCCTGATGGCGTTTGGCCGGATAGCAGAATGGAAGTGGACGAGATTCCGTTTTATAAAGAAATGGTAGAAGAAGCCCGCCGCGCAGTTGATTTTCCGGTATATTTCGGTTTTGAATGCGAATGGGATCCTCGATACTATTCTTGGTACAAAGACTATTTAATTGATGAAGTCGGTGCCGAATATCTTGTTTTCGGTTCTCATTGGTATCCTATGGACGGGAAATTTCTCTATATTAACAATATCAGGGATAAAAAAATTATCGGGAAATATATTGATTTTACAATTCAAGGAATGCAAAGCGGTTTGTATAAGTTTCTTGCGCATCCCGATCTGTTTTTAGCTTCTGTGGAGGACGTAGATAAAGATTATCAAGCTTGCGCCGAAGCGCTTATTGATGCTGCGATTGATTTGCATATGCCTCTCGAAATAAACGGATATGGCTTATTAAAAAATACGGTTCAAAGAACGTATGGAGAAGATTACGGTTATCCGGTGAAGCCTTTTTGGGAGATGGCGCGTGATAAAGGAGCAATCATTATTTGTAACTCGGATGCTCACTTTCCGTCACATACAATAAGTTCATGCAAAAAAGCTTTTGACTACGCGGAGCATTTGCACATACAACCGCATGATGCCGCTCAAGTGCTTAATTTCAGTTATGCCTGA
- a CDS encoding DUF5312 family protein, with amino-acid sequence MRQKKLNFFQWLIDKFFPQDDDEAFKRRMLKNIAKEISKNRYSRWYKQNTSDLLPAFGKVMYEIYKIVGPARSFLMTTLSSQVFKTITVEYFLSDKAHKLKDQLDQEFLLEQSKTLSVAAIEAEAKKKLAIISAEFTADKIQEIDLVYEHMDSFIHFVLYDYYFLLKKLDPTLPEGDFSYVPQFEPTNALFLLEDLKDFAVILYSLPLEINWSKLFEIITVYKNIRPVNETQWARLIKLLSDIRRSNIFEKIIQHISKDPTYKIESVPFNEKIAEAYFTRLKQTSEATIRKLQQEQKKAKMEYAAKNIFSDMSASGMKNYTSAANNAFKRRGLKGFTHTTEMDYLKIFLLDFFKADIRALSDLFLVRGNWGQQELSKNYSESYHTLMQICDKVLEFDENLSEGSDLGVKFRTLLSRSEREPGAAKQAMNLSEKVNDTAYKLLKISVKHLIVIGNNFKDIIADYDKPHRTLIQNWKEIEQHSDRPVKEWLTDAYKKIYNFVLLIRMSFN; translated from the coding sequence ATGCGGCAAAAAAAACTAAACTTTTTTCAGTGGCTTATTGATAAATTTTTTCCTCAAGATGATGATGAAGCATTTAAGCGAAGGATGCTAAAAAATATTGCAAAAGAAATATCAAAAAATAGATACAGTCGCTGGTATAAACAGAATACAAGCGATTTGCTTCCCGCATTCGGAAAAGTAATGTATGAAATTTATAAAATTGTCGGTCCAGCACGCTCATTCTTAATGACTACACTTTCCTCTCAAGTTTTTAAAACGATAACCGTTGAATATTTTCTTTCCGATAAAGCTCATAAGTTAAAAGATCAACTTGACCAAGAATTCCTTTTAGAACAGTCAAAAACGCTTTCAGTTGCCGCTATAGAAGCAGAGGCAAAAAAAAAGCTTGCGATCATTTCTGCGGAATTTACCGCAGATAAAATACAGGAAATTGATTTAGTGTATGAACATATGGACTCCTTTATTCATTTTGTTTTATATGACTACTATTTTTTATTGAAAAAACTTGACCCTACCTTACCTGAAGGGGATTTTTCCTATGTTCCACAATTCGAGCCAACTAATGCACTTTTTTTACTTGAAGACTTAAAAGACTTTGCCGTAATTCTATACTCATTGCCGCTAGAAATAAACTGGTCAAAATTATTTGAAATCATTACAGTGTATAAAAATATCAGACCTGTTAATGAAACTCAGTGGGCTCGACTTATAAAACTTTTATCTGATATTCGAAGATCAAATATTTTTGAAAAAATTATTCAGCATATATCAAAAGATCCGACGTATAAAATAGAATCCGTTCCTTTCAATGAAAAAATTGCGGAAGCATATTTTACGCGGTTAAAACAAACATCCGAAGCTACAATACGAAAATTACAACAAGAACAAAAGAAAGCAAAAATGGAATACGCGGCGAAAAATATTTTCTCGGATATGTCGGCTTCCGGTATGAAAAACTACACGAGTGCTGCAAACAATGCTTTTAAACGAAGAGGCTTAAAAGGTTTTACCCATACAACGGAGATGGATTACTTAAAAATATTTTTACTTGATTTTTTCAAAGCTGATATTAGAGCCTTATCCGATTTATTTTTAGTGCGCGGTAATTGGGGGCAACAAGAGCTTTCTAAAAATTATTCCGAAAGTTATCATACACTCATGCAGATATGTGATAAAGTATTGGAATTTGATGAAAACCTCTCGGAAGGCTCCGATCTCGGTGTAAAATTTCGAACGCTTTTATCCAGAAGTGAGCGAGAGCCCGGCGCTGCAAAGCAAGCTATGAATCTTTCAGAAAAGGTCAATGATACCGCCTATAAACTGCTTAAAATCAGTGTAAAGCATCTCATCGTGATTGGAAATAATTTTAAGGATATTATTGCCGATTATGATAAACCGCACAGAACCCTTATTCAGAACTGGAAAGAAATTGAGCAGCATTCGGATCGACCGGTAAAGGAATGGCTCACCGATGCATATAAAAAAATATACAATTTTGTCCTGCTTATACGAATGAGTTTTAATTAG
- a CDS encoding acylphosphatase translates to MPEKTFKAVHAFVYGRVQGVGFRYTTLNLARKMGVTGWVRNKADYSVEIFAEAPQPILADFFMALQSEHPYARVENIDIHVVPPQGFKSFTVR, encoded by the coding sequence ATGCCTGAAAAAACTTTTAAAGCAGTTCATGCTTTTGTATACGGGAGGGTACAGGGTGTAGGATTTCGCTATACAACGCTTAATCTTGCGCGAAAAATGGGAGTTACCGGCTGGGTGCGCAATAAAGCCGATTATTCAGTAGAAATATTTGCTGAAGCTCCTCAACCAATTCTTGCGGATTTTTTTATGGCTCTTCAAAGCGAACATCCTTATGCCCGTGTAGAAAATATTGATATTCATGTCGTTCCTCCGCAAGGATTTAAGAGCTTTACAGTACGTTGA
- a CDS encoding PQQ-binding-like beta-propeller repeat protein — protein sequence MKKKQGLKQIFFLIFFLFSCFSHAQENTAFWTLVLAGENLTNPVLHGQQIYTFSADKALNCFSTNGSFLWRRNVKISSKVFLHVSPAGIVYLIEKKGGTVHSFSAQGLPLHSYVLRSDIFFPPVCTKDGRVLFIAKNKLFCVTAQGNTLWTLSLSSPPIFVPAIMGGDDFLLITKNGYAYRISIFGEILHKQKIKGRVSALASIADGFIISTKDGVLARYKYNESAPVWKITETPCTAILAVGNFIYYLSKDGRITCRSAEGYKQIYSFVAATQFTQSVFCKVQGDELLVSDTGIAFTITKDGKIKWMQHMYDTAFTPVITENGLVVSAGGWIINAYRAEAKIISQKAQKFMPLGNFSILTKYNSLIPFSAQYFSTKEFFEEIEKALQSGTVGVKEAQYAKQLCTILKNASVAEYYPKTFTVDERAQAALLLGKLGSYEYRDILIFELQKTSDSRLAEGILRALATIEYDFDGKTFETIQMIINRFKGSNTAVMAAACQALFSIIKTAPKDIVQKAGGELFRIAEETPNSDVRKQARMLIDTLME from the coding sequence ATGAAGAAAAAACAAGGATTAAAACAGATATTTTTTCTCATATTTTTTCTCTTTTCTTGCTTTTCTCATGCGCAAGAAAACACCGCTTTTTGGACATTGGTGCTTGCCGGTGAAAATCTTACCAATCCGGTTTTACATGGGCAGCAAATATATACATTCAGCGCAGACAAAGCACTTAACTGTTTTAGTACAAACGGTTCTTTTCTTTGGAGACGAAATGTAAAAATCTCATCGAAGGTATTTTTACACGTATCTCCTGCAGGCATTGTCTATCTTATCGAAAAAAAAGGCGGAACCGTACATAGTTTTTCCGCTCAGGGGCTGCCTTTACACAGCTATGTTTTACGGAGCGATATTTTTTTTCCGCCGGTGTGCACTAAAGATGGACGGGTGCTTTTCATTGCAAAAAATAAATTATTTTGTGTTACCGCACAGGGAAATACTCTTTGGACTCTTTCACTGTCTTCACCGCCGATTTTTGTGCCGGCAATCATGGGCGGCGATGATTTTCTTCTCATTACAAAAAACGGATACGCATATCGAATAAGTATTTTTGGAGAAATCCTACACAAGCAAAAGATAAAAGGAAGGGTATCGGCTCTTGCAAGCATTGCAGACGGTTTTATTATTTCTACAAAAGATGGTGTGCTTGCCCGCTATAAATATAATGAGTCCGCTCCTGTTTGGAAAATCACGGAAACTCCTTGTACCGCAATTCTTGCTGTCGGTAATTTTATTTATTATCTTTCTAAAGATGGCAGAATTACCTGTAGGTCTGCGGAAGGATATAAACAAATTTACAGTTTTGTTGCCGCAACTCAATTTACACAATCTGTTTTTTGTAAGGTGCAGGGAGATGAACTTTTGGTCTCTGATACGGGGATAGCGTTTACAATCACTAAAGACGGAAAAATAAAATGGATGCAGCATATGTATGATACCGCTTTTACACCGGTGATTACAGAAAACGGATTAGTTGTTTCTGCCGGAGGCTGGATCATAAATGCGTATCGTGCGGAAGCAAAGATTATTTCTCAAAAAGCGCAAAAGTTTATGCCGCTTGGAAATTTTTCTATTCTTACAAAATATAATTCTCTTATTCCTTTTTCCGCACAGTATTTTTCTACAAAAGAATTTTTTGAAGAGATAGAAAAAGCTTTACAGTCGGGAACGGTCGGTGTTAAAGAAGCGCAGTATGCAAAACAGTTGTGTACGATTTTAAAAAATGCTTCTGTGGCGGAATATTATCCAAAAACCTTTACTGTTGATGAACGGGCACAAGCTGCATTATTGCTTGGAAAGCTCGGTTCGTATGAATACCGTGATATCTTAATTTTTGAATTGCAAAAGACTTCCGATAGCCGTCTCGCTGAAGGAATTTTACGTGCGCTTGCAACCATTGAATATGATTTTGACGGTAAAACATTTGAAACAATCCAAATGATAATAAACAGGTTTAAGGGCAGCAATACCGCTGTTATGGCAGCTGCCTGTCAAGCGCTGTTTTCTATCATAAAAACAGCGCCGAAGGATATTGTGCAAAAAGCCGGCGGAGAGCTTTTTAGAATTGCGGAAGAAACTCCGAACAGCGATGTGCGAAAACAGGCAAGAATGCTTATTGATACGCTTATGGAATGA